A genomic segment from Toxoplasma gondii ME49 unplaced genomic scaffold asmbl.24, whole genome shotgun sequence encodes:
- the ROP38 gene encoding rhoptry kinase family protein ROP38 (encoded by transcript TGME49_242110~Gene product name based on ToxoDB Community Expert Annotation. PMID 20709297.), producing the protein MKNTLLSPVGFFTALAVLIECHLSDRCVAHHGSSTDGSGLRPPQEVDSAPRTPSIAVKELATFPGDDIQTSSQELPGYELWTREQSGASVRVGFPQNAESFLTQREARDEIANAHELVAVTPEGDAWNHSGVVPEEQTVTPASGSFIQRQAAHAPPSTRLTPVDRRGRSHTVSAVRRRVTVEDVMRPDQSAAMHAVLSAFGGGLVLKAKNKWGRTRYTLQGPATFLGMGAEGIVVRLNQVKSDRERSVTPVAVKLCLIRAAVFSGLTWWRKRRTRTELMKLFLSNENSVKRALPDLDPAEMLEHGLVVPHHAELVSGMPTWFAAGDSFFVLPVVSVSPLFTCDLETVVQNPLTFWAKMYITRQLLKSIAWMHQKGISHNDLKLENVLLSADGRVAIGDFGFSSPFGASLPIRGTHLYMDPDSSEAFFEQRENEITPHRDAWATGVLLFYLWCGVFPFGLQNVANAGPPQVMRVTVMHARTTRPPPNFRLCRRIPREVRNLVTGFLQWNEEARRLPSDVADAFLAATDDGGREARRIRTHQF; encoded by the coding sequence ATGAAAAATACTCTGTTGTCACCTGTTGGTTTCTTTACCGCTCTCGCTGTACTTATAGAATGCCACCTGAGTGACCGGTGTGTTGCTCATCATGGCAGCAGCACTGATGGATCAGGCCTACGGCCCCCTCAAGAGGTCGACTCGGCACCACGAACGCCGTCGATCGCTGTTAAAGAGCTTGCCACGTTTCCTGGAGATGACATTCAGACGTCATCTCAAGAATTGCCCGGCTATGAACTTTGGACCAGGGAACAATCAGGGGCATCTGTGCGTGTTGGGTTTCCGCAGAACGCCGAAAGTTTTCTGAcacaaagagaagcgagagacgaaatcGCGAATGCTCACGAGCTCGTCGCTGTAACTCCAGAAGGCGATGCGTGGAATCACAGTGGTGTTGTCCCCGAGGAGCAGACTGTCACGCCTGCTTCAGGTAGCTTCATTCAGAGGCaagccgcgcatgcaccgccTTCGACTCGATTGACGCCCGTGGACCGCCGTGGCAGGTCACACACAGTGTCAGCTGTCAGACGGCGGGTGACCGTGGAAGACGTTATGCGACCGGACCAATCGGCagccatgcatgcagtgttgTCAGCATTTGGAGGAGGCCTGGTTCTGAAGGCTAAGAACAAATGGGGTAGAACACGTTACACGCTACAGGGACCCGCAACATTCTTAGGAATGGGAGCCGAGGGCATTGTTGTACGTCTAAATCAGGTGAAAAGCGACCGGGAAAGATCGGTGACACCGGTGGCAGTCAAGCTGTGCCTCATTCGTGCAGCAGTGTTCTCGGGGCTGACAtggtggagaaaacgaaggaccAGAACAGAACTAATGAAACTGTTTCTGTCGAACGAGAATTCTGTGAAGCGTGCTCTACCAGATTTGGACCCGGCCGAAATGCTAGAGCACGGTCTCGTCGTTCCACATCATGCTGAGCTTGTTTCCGGTATGCCCACGTGGTTTGCCGCGGGCGACTCATTTTTTGTATTACCcgttgtttctgtgtctcctctttttaCTTGCGACCTCGAAACGGTCGTGCAAAACCCGTTGACCTTTTGGGCGAAGATGTACATTACCCGCCAGTTGCTAAAGAGTATTGCGTGGATGCATCAAAAAGGCATTTCTCATAATGACTTGAAGCTTGAGAATGTCCTGCTCAGTGCAGACGGAAGGGTTGCCATCGGCGATTTTGGTTTTTCAAGCCCCTTCGGGGCTTCGTTGCCCATCAGGGGCACTCATCTATACATGGACCCCGACAGCTCAGAAGCATTTTTTGAACAACGAGAGAACGAAATCACTCCCCACAGAGATGCATGGGCGACTGGAGTCCTTCTTTTCTATCTGTGGTGTGGCGTGTTTCCATTCGGGTTACAGAATGTCGCTAACGCGGGTCCGCCACAGGTGATGAGGGTCACAGTCATGCATGCAAGGACTACCAGGCCGCCGCCCAACTTCCGGCTGTGTCGGCGCATCCCGCGTGAGGTTCGGAACCTCGTTACCGGATTTCTGCAGTGGAACGAGGAAGCTCGGCGTCTCCCCAGCGATGTTGCCGACGCGTTCCTTGCCGCTACGGACGACGGTGGTAGAGAGGCGCGTCGGATAAGAACGCATCAATTTTGA